A genomic window from Algoriphagus sp. Y33 includes:
- a CDS encoding Hsp20/alpha crystallin family protein, with protein MNTLMKRNSLSPATTLFDDFPSRGLFDWLDSAGIGRTSESNTLPRVNIAETGNDFRVEMAVPGMKKEDFKVELDNNTLTIQAEVTENSENRNDDDVGYTRREFSYRSFKRSFYLPNTVENDKIEAKYQEGILHLVIPKREEAKRKPARTIQIT; from the coding sequence ATGAACACATTAATGAAAAGAAACAGTTTAAGCCCTGCCACCACTTTATTCGACGATTTTCCCAGCAGAGGTTTATTTGATTGGTTGGATTCGGCCGGCATCGGCCGAACAAGCGAAAGCAACACCCTACCCCGTGTAAATATCGCTGAAACCGGGAATGATTTTCGGGTAGAGATGGCTGTCCCGGGCATGAAAAAGGAAGACTTTAAAGTGGAACTAGACAACAATACCTTAACTATTCAAGCTGAAGTAACCGAAAATTCAGAGAATCGCAACGATGACGACGTGGGCTATACCCGGCGGGAATTCAGCTATCGTTCTTTTAAAAGATCCTTCTACTTGCCAAATACCGTAGAGAATGACAAAATTGAGGCAAAGTATCAAGAGGGGATCCTTCACCTAGTCATTCCGAAGCGGGAAGAGGCTAAGAGAAAACCTGCAAGAACTATTCAAATCACCTAA
- a CDS encoding SDR family NAD(P)-dependent oxidoreductase, giving the protein MRQNNYQGALQKPIGSGFNAKSTTTEVINGIDLIGKIAIVTGGNTGIGLETTKTLAAAGATVIVPARTMEKAKRNLDGIANVELEEMDLMNPDSIDLFAQKFIESGRPLHLLINNAGIMWVPLRRDRRGIESQLATNYLALFQLTARLWPALKKANGARVVNVSSHGHQFAPFNFEDPNFLTREYETLQGYGQSKTAVNLFSLELDNRAHESKIRVYSVHPGSIGGTELGREAPLELFRKMGFCDAEGNILPEVAASLKTIPQGAATTVWCATSPQLNGIGGVYCEDGDIAELAQDSAMSAGVKAYSLDKAAAGRLWKWSEEITGVEFSM; this is encoded by the coding sequence ATGAGACAAAACAATTATCAGGGCGCATTGCAGAAACCAATTGGTTCTGGATTTAACGCCAAATCTACGACTACTGAGGTGATCAACGGTATTGATCTTATAGGGAAAATAGCCATCGTAACAGGTGGAAACACGGGTATCGGACTGGAAACTACCAAAACACTGGCTGCCGCGGGAGCCACTGTCATTGTACCTGCAAGAACCATGGAGAAAGCAAAACGAAATCTCGACGGCATTGCCAACGTGGAATTGGAGGAGATGGACTTAATGAATCCCGATTCTATTGACCTCTTTGCCCAAAAGTTCATTGAATCGGGCAGACCCCTTCATTTACTGATCAATAATGCGGGGATCATGTGGGTTCCGCTGCGCAGAGACAGACGGGGTATTGAGTCGCAATTAGCAACCAATTATTTAGCGCTGTTTCAGCTTACTGCCAGATTGTGGCCGGCACTTAAGAAAGCAAATGGCGCCAGAGTAGTGAATGTCTCTTCTCACGGACATCAGTTTGCCCCATTCAATTTTGAGGATCCTAATTTTCTGACTAGAGAATATGAAACACTACAAGGATACGGTCAGTCCAAAACAGCAGTGAATCTCTTTTCACTTGAGTTGGACAATCGGGCACACGAGTCAAAAATACGAGTGTACAGCGTTCATCCAGGTTCCATTGGCGGAACGGAATTGGGAAGAGAGGCACCGCTGGAATTATTCCGGAAAATGGGTTTCTGTGATGCCGAAGGCAATATACTACCGGAAGTAGCTGCCTCGTTGAAAACTATTCCACAAGGTGCTGCCACTACAGTATGGTGTGCCACTTCACCGCAGCTCAATGGAATAGGAGGTGTCTATTGTGAAGATGGAGATATTGCCGAACTAGCCCAAGACAGTGCCATGTCTGCCGGGGTAAAGGCCTATTCATTGGATAAAGCTGCTGCCGGCAGGCTGTGGAAATGGAGTGAGGAAATCACCGGAGTGGAATTCAGTATGTAA
- the ggt gene encoding gamma-glutamyltransferase produces MENNFVRNAALSCSILLLVIISSAKAQTYADNGMVVSDHVIASQVGVDILKKGGNAIDAAVATAFALEVTHPEAGNIGGGGFLVFMKSNGEVTTFDFREKAPLAASPTMFLDEKGEIKDNSNHKGLLAVGVPGTVAGLYQAHQKYGKLPWSELVKPSVKLAKKGFTMSYGLYNAAMRMTNRDPSEDIMKNYFRGKDGEIVKPGETWKQSALAKTLKEIQKNGRDGFYKGWVAQEIEDYMKANGGIITREDLEKYEAVEREPLKGTFNGYDIYSMPPPSSGGVALIEMMNLMEEANISEIEFNSTAYVHLVAEAMRRAFADRAEFLGDPDFNPDMPLDRLLSKEFARKRFENLDMNKASVSDPTKFGHPYGGENTTHFSIVDKEGNAISMTYTLENSYGVKMGSERLGFIFNNEMGDFNPVPGKTTLTGQIGSDPNLVAPEKRMLSSMTPTIVAKDGKPYLVIGSPGGRTIINTVFQTVLNVLAYDMRVDRAIEAMKIHHQWLPDRILYERDLLSPDTREALEKMGHTLAPTTNIGVLMGITYDASKRLYTGASDSSSEDGGARGY; encoded by the coding sequence ATGGAAAATAATTTTGTCAGAAACGCAGCATTGAGCTGCTCAATACTCCTACTCGTTATAATAAGTTCGGCTAAAGCGCAGACCTACGCCGATAATGGAATGGTAGTCTCAGACCACGTGATCGCCTCACAGGTAGGTGTGGATATCCTCAAAAAAGGGGGGAATGCTATAGATGCTGCCGTAGCAACGGCTTTTGCGTTGGAAGTGACTCATCCCGAAGCCGGTAATATAGGTGGTGGAGGCTTTTTGGTGTTTATGAAATCAAATGGAGAGGTAACCACTTTTGATTTTCGTGAAAAAGCACCTTTGGCAGCAAGTCCAACCATGTTTCTGGATGAAAAGGGGGAAATAAAGGATAATTCAAATCATAAAGGGCTTTTGGCCGTAGGAGTGCCCGGAACCGTCGCAGGGTTATATCAAGCGCATCAGAAGTACGGAAAACTTCCTTGGTCGGAATTGGTGAAACCTTCAGTGAAATTGGCAAAAAAGGGGTTTACAATGTCCTATGGTCTCTACAATGCAGCTATGCGAATGACAAACCGGGATCCTTCCGAAGATATAATGAAGAATTACTTCAGGGGAAAAGATGGGGAGATCGTAAAGCCGGGAGAAACTTGGAAGCAGTCTGCGCTGGCAAAAACACTAAAAGAAATCCAAAAGAATGGAAGAGATGGGTTCTACAAAGGCTGGGTGGCGCAGGAAATCGAAGACTATATGAAAGCCAATGGTGGCATCATCACACGCGAGGATCTGGAAAAGTACGAAGCTGTGGAGCGGGAGCCTCTGAAAGGAACTTTCAATGGATATGATATTTACTCCATGCCTCCACCAAGTTCGGGCGGTGTTGCCTTGATCGAGATGATGAATCTTATGGAAGAAGCCAATATTTCAGAGATTGAATTCAACTCTACAGCCTATGTTCATCTGGTGGCAGAGGCAATGCGAAGAGCTTTTGCTGATAGGGCAGAGTTCTTGGGAGATCCTGATTTTAATCCTGATATGCCTTTAGACAGGTTGCTTTCGAAGGAGTTTGCAAGGAAGCGATTTGAAAATCTTGATATGAACAAGGCGTCTGTCAGCGACCCTACAAAATTTGGACATCCTTATGGGGGCGAAAATACCACCCATTTTTCAATAGTAGACAAAGAGGGCAACGCGATCTCAATGACTTATACGTTAGAGAACTCATATGGCGTAAAAATGGGATCAGAGAGGCTGGGCTTTATTTTCAATAATGAAATGGGAGATTTCAACCCTGTGCCGGGCAAGACGACTTTAACCGGACAAATCGGGTCAGATCCTAACTTAGTGGCACCTGAAAAGCGTATGCTATCCAGTATGACCCCGACCATCGTAGCAAAAGACGGGAAACCCTATCTGGTAATAGGCAGTCCGGGAGGAAGGACTATTATCAACACGGTTTTCCAGACAGTACTGAATGTTTTGGCCTATGATATGCGAGTGGATCGGGCGATAGAAGCCATGAAAATCCATCATCAATGGTTGCCTGACCGTATACTGTATGAACGTGATCTGCTATCACCTGATACCAGAGAGGCACTGGAAAAAATGGGACATACGCTTGCGCCTACTACCAATATAGGCGTACTGATGGGCATTACTTACGATGCTTCCAAAAGGCTCTACACCGGTGCTTCGGATTCTTCCAGTGAAGACGGCGGTGCCAGAGGCTATTAA
- a CDS encoding YCF48-related protein — MQKIVGLFVLGMLLSTELFSQTWARMQSWGLDLESIAWVDEYVGFAVGENLIIRTLDGGNSWEELSVNADGKLLDLSFWNENTGVVVGENGLIFKTLDGGDTWSQKASGTHQALKSVAISSENKILAISDSGEMLLSDSKGETWTKLNSGTDQSLNDIVFINSDTAYVVGNQGLVLRTYDGGNRWASLNSDLGKNLNGIAFSSPLVGYAVGDGGSIIKTLDGGETWVSQVSPATSDLKKVAISPLDIRIVTVVGEEATGLRSTNSGVTFGKANLGASNTRDLNALAFKPVSNLVFAVGEDGYVISSTNAGSSYIQRLAGIRNDFSAVDFKSDRAGHITGQKGADYVTSNGATSIVYRPLPEETDIVGMDYWSTAFGYVGVAEGKIFRTSNSGSSWASVPAQTSETITGFYLFAPSVVYVTGTGGYIARSFNSGGTWDAAGIQPNTTENLRDITFFDYQIGFAMGDNGQISWSNGGSVWENLPKLTSEKLNALSKLDSSTAIIVGDAGVILKSEDKAKTWRMIEVSFKENFNSVDFWDENLGFIAGDNGMILQTRDGGESWVEIPSGTSRNIKGISVGTPTVAYAVGDDGTILRYECVAPTGLSEIAGANQSCLGVGSYSVEDTGVPGAQFVWRVDGGEIISGQSTAKIEVLWKITGRNGVYVSMENFCGNGKTSALEVIVSAMPGDIPQIEGNGSVCLDESIVYSVPQLGGVDYMWEVSGGEVVEGQGTSEILVNWNSPGSQELRLVQENSCGKADPILKEITVNLPPEQPGEVRGEVQTGLWEVEYAVPAQNAVNFQWTVSDEGGVILLGQGTEKVTVLWVKEGDFQLTVTPENECNEGVSRILDVNVDVITALPEKTDLSVRIYPNPSSGTVNLQLGGGNYISLEVINAFGQVIQTIGMSNATKEISLEHLPRGMNLIRLYTTGSDVLVRKVIVK, encoded by the coding sequence ATGCAAAAAATCGTTGGTCTATTTGTATTAGGGATGTTGCTCAGCACAGAACTTTTTTCCCAAACCTGGGCCAGAATGCAAAGCTGGGGATTGGATTTGGAATCTATTGCCTGGGTGGATGAATACGTGGGCTTTGCAGTAGGCGAAAATCTTATTATCCGCACATTAGACGGCGGGAATTCCTGGGAAGAATTATCGGTAAATGCTGATGGGAAATTATTGGATCTTTCCTTTTGGAATGAAAATACAGGTGTTGTGGTAGGAGAAAATGGGTTAATATTCAAGACGCTGGATGGGGGTGATACATGGAGCCAGAAAGCATCCGGAACCCACCAGGCACTGAAAAGCGTAGCTATTTCCTCTGAGAATAAAATATTGGCGATATCGGATAGCGGAGAGATGTTGCTTTCTGACTCTAAAGGAGAGACATGGACGAAACTGAATTCCGGTACAGACCAAAGTTTGAATGATATAGTCTTTATCAATTCCGACACTGCTTACGTAGTAGGAAATCAGGGGCTGGTTCTGAGAACTTACGATGGAGGGAATCGGTGGGCATCACTAAATTCAGATTTGGGAAAGAATCTTAATGGAATCGCTTTTTCCTCTCCACTTGTAGGCTATGCAGTGGGAGATGGGGGAAGTATTATTAAGACCCTCGACGGTGGAGAGACATGGGTGTCCCAAGTTTCACCGGCAACGTCGGATTTGAAAAAGGTCGCAATTAGCCCTTTGGACATCCGTATAGTCACAGTGGTAGGCGAGGAAGCAACTGGACTTAGATCTACCAATTCGGGCGTTACTTTTGGCAAGGCTAACCTAGGAGCTAGCAATACCAGGGATTTGAATGCCTTAGCTTTCAAGCCGGTCAGTAACCTAGTTTTTGCCGTCGGGGAAGATGGTTATGTCATTTCATCGACCAACGCCGGCAGTAGCTATATCCAGCGACTGGCGGGAATTCGAAATGATTTCTCCGCAGTAGATTTCAAATCTGATCGGGCAGGACATATTACAGGACAGAAAGGTGCTGATTACGTCACAAGCAACGGTGCCACCAGCATAGTTTATCGGCCACTTCCGGAAGAGACTGACATCGTTGGGATGGATTATTGGAGTACTGCTTTTGGCTATGTGGGAGTTGCGGAAGGCAAGATTTTTAGAACATCCAACAGCGGTTCATCTTGGGCATCTGTCCCTGCCCAGACTTCAGAGACGATTACCGGCTTTTATCTTTTTGCACCTTCAGTTGTATATGTCACAGGAACGGGTGGATATATCGCCAGATCGTTTAATTCGGGTGGAACATGGGATGCTGCCGGCATTCAACCAAACACAACCGAGAATCTACGGGACATTACATTCTTTGATTATCAGATAGGTTTTGCCATGGGAGACAATGGGCAGATCAGCTGGTCAAATGGTGGAAGCGTTTGGGAAAATCTCCCAAAGCTTACTTCAGAGAAGTTAAACGCCCTCTCAAAACTGGACTCTAGTACTGCTATAATAGTCGGTGATGCCGGAGTTATTCTCAAGTCGGAAGACAAGGCCAAGACTTGGCGTATGATTGAGGTTTCTTTTAAAGAAAATTTTAATTCTGTCGATTTTTGGGATGAAAACCTGGGTTTTATAGCAGGAGATAATGGAATGATTCTCCAGACAAGGGACGGGGGAGAATCATGGGTAGAAATACCCAGTGGAACCAGTCGCAATATTAAAGGAATTAGTGTGGGGACTCCTACGGTGGCTTATGCTGTTGGGGATGATGGTACCATCTTAAGGTATGAATGCGTTGCGCCCACAGGTTTGAGTGAGATTGCGGGGGCAAATCAATCCTGTCTTGGCGTGGGTAGTTATTCTGTAGAAGACACCGGTGTTCCTGGGGCTCAATTTGTTTGGAGGGTAGATGGAGGTGAAATTATTTCAGGACAGAGCACGGCTAAGATAGAGGTGTTATGGAAAATCACAGGACGTAATGGGGTGTATGTGAGTATGGAGAATTTCTGTGGAAATGGCAAGACCTCTGCCTTGGAAGTGATCGTATCGGCCATGCCGGGAGATATTCCACAGATCGAAGGTAATGGCTCTGTTTGTTTAGACGAAAGCATTGTTTACTCAGTCCCGCAACTAGGGGGCGTAGATTATATGTGGGAAGTAAGCGGAGGAGAAGTGGTAGAAGGGCAGGGTACATCAGAGATCCTTGTAAATTGGAATTCGCCGGGAAGTCAAGAGCTCAGGCTTGTCCAAGAAAATTCCTGTGGAAAGGCTGATCCTATTCTAAAGGAGATTACTGTAAACTTGCCTCCCGAGCAACCCGGGGAAGTTCGGGGAGAGGTTCAAACGGGGTTATGGGAAGTAGAATACGCCGTACCAGCCCAGAACGCAGTGAATTTCCAATGGACTGTTTCCGATGAAGGAGGGGTGATTCTATTGGGTCAAGGAACAGAGAAGGTGACTGTGCTTTGGGTGAAAGAAGGTGATTTCCAGCTTACGGTCACCCCTGAAAATGAATGTAACGAAGGTGTGTCGCGAATTCTTGATGTAAATGTCGATGTAATTACTGCCCTTCCCGAAAAGACGGATTTAAGTGTGCGTATATACCCAAATCCTTCTTCAGGAACAGTAAATCTGCAATTGGGAGGAGGAAATTATATCAGTTTGGAAGTAATTAATGCCTTTGGGCAAGTGATTCAGACTATAGGGATGAGCAATGCTACCAAGGAAATCAGCTTGGAGCATCTGCCCAGAGGAATGAATTTAATCCGACTCTATACTACTGGATCGGACGTGTTGGTAAGAAAGGTAATCGTGAAGTAA
- a CDS encoding DUF3365 domain-containing protein, whose amino-acid sequence MKHFLYFIATALILVSCGPQERVSKSVFDEVNNAMEAKKLSDAQIIQEAMVWGDSISLEAQQQLMANLHKAVGEGGFTEALEFCNVNAVPIIEELSRKHGVSIRRTSSRARNQDNLPTDDELPILEAYEYNVENGIENGPNIQRIEDGDILLYTKAIVIPSEFCLSCHGDPTNDISEAVLNKIDSLYSEDLAKGFEVGNLRGIWSIKIPKKAVVNRL is encoded by the coding sequence ATGAAGCATTTCTTATATTTTATAGCTACAGCCTTAATTTTAGTCTCATGTGGTCCTCAAGAGCGTGTTTCCAAAAGCGTTTTTGATGAAGTGAACAATGCTATGGAAGCAAAAAAGTTATCCGATGCGCAAATTATCCAAGAGGCTATGGTCTGGGGAGATTCCATTAGCCTCGAAGCACAGCAGCAACTGATGGCAAACCTTCACAAAGCTGTTGGAGAAGGAGGATTTACCGAAGCATTGGAATTTTGCAATGTAAATGCTGTTCCTATTATAGAAGAGCTGAGTCGGAAACATGGAGTTTCCATCCGACGGACATCTTCCCGCGCCAGAAATCAAGACAATTTACCCACGGATGATGAATTGCCAATCCTTGAAGCGTATGAATATAATGTGGAAAATGGCATCGAAAATGGACCAAATATACAGCGTATAGAAGATGGGGACATTTTGCTTTATACCAAAGCAATTGTTATTCCATCCGAATTTTGTTTGTCATGTCATGGGGATCCGACAAATGATATATCTGAAGCTGTTTTGAACAAGATAGATTCTCTTTATTCGGAAGATCTGGCAAAGGGTTTTGAGGTGGGAAATCTGAGAGGAATATGGTCTATAAAAATCCCTAAAAAAGCAGTGGTGAATCGCTTATAA
- the prfA gene encoding peptide chain release factor 1, whose protein sequence is MLDKLQSIKERFEEVGQLIVLPESMTDMSKYAKLTKEYKDLEKIVKVYDEYNLVVQNIVSSKEVLDKEKDPDFREMAKAELEELRPRKEALENELKQLLIPKDPNDAKDCILEIRGGAGGDEASIFAGDLFRMYQRFCEMQNLKLTVLDLTFGSAGGYKEIIATISGGDDVYGRMKYESGVHRVQRVPTTESQGRVHTSAASVAVLPEMDEVEVNIDMNDVRKDTYCSSGPGGQSVNTTYSAVRLTHEPSGLIVTCQDEKSQIKNFEKALKVLRSRLYEIELAKHNDAVGAQRKSMVGSGDRSDKIRTYNYPQSRVTDHRINKTVYNLPEVMDGHIEDFISALRFAENLDRMNTSGLEE, encoded by the coding sequence ATGCTGGACAAATTACAATCAATCAAAGAACGCTTCGAGGAAGTCGGGCAATTAATAGTTCTGCCGGAATCCATGACGGACATGAGCAAATATGCCAAGCTGACCAAGGAATACAAGGACTTGGAAAAAATTGTAAAAGTCTATGATGAGTACAATTTGGTCGTGCAGAATATCGTCAGTTCCAAGGAGGTTCTGGATAAAGAAAAAGACCCTGATTTCAGGGAAATGGCCAAAGCTGAATTGGAAGAGCTGAGACCCAGAAAAGAAGCGCTCGAGAATGAACTGAAGCAATTGCTGATCCCTAAGGATCCAAATGATGCCAAAGATTGTATTCTGGAAATCAGAGGAGGAGCGGGCGGTGATGAAGCCTCCATTTTTGCAGGGGATTTATTCCGTATGTACCAGCGCTTCTGCGAAATGCAAAATTTAAAATTAACCGTACTCGATCTGACATTTGGTTCTGCAGGAGGATATAAAGAAATCATTGCCACTATTTCCGGAGGGGATGATGTATATGGAAGGATGAAATATGAGTCTGGAGTCCATCGTGTACAGCGTGTACCTACGACAGAATCCCAGGGACGTGTACACACCTCTGCCGCCTCTGTGGCAGTATTGCCTGAGATGGATGAAGTGGAAGTAAACATAGACATGAACGATGTGCGAAAAGACACCTATTGTTCTTCAGGTCCAGGTGGACAATCTGTGAATACCACATACTCGGCAGTACGTCTGACCCACGAACCTTCAGGGCTGATTGTGACCTGTCAGGATGAAAAGTCTCAAATCAAGAACTTCGAAAAAGCCCTGAAAGTGCTGAGATCGCGCCTTTACGAAATCGAACTGGCCAAGCACAATGATGCCGTGGGGGCTCAGCGCAAATCTATGGTCGGTTCCGGAGATAGATCTGATAAGATCCGAACTTACAATTATCCACAGTCAAGAGTCACAGACCATAGAATCAATAAAACTGTGTATAACCTCCCCGAGGTAATGGATGGACATATTGAGGATTTTATATCCGCATTGAGATTTGCCGAAAATCTTGACAGGATGAACACCAGCGGATTAGAAGAATAG
- a CDS encoding adenylate/guanylate cyclase domain-containing protein — MPKRFVEYTSVAQDFTARYPLVAYVGTQVSYWTIANLLLAIIVSLLSQIIALQFKLPLFVSPVSLILVAMALGMLYGISLGVSDYFLDRSFFRKLSLGKVILIKAFGSLALLILLLFLLRFALFDFLIVPSVGSPSALLNEESWRLSFYLLLIYYLFTTLIINFVNQVNKKYGPGVLAPLLLGRYRNPKEENRIFMFMDLKSSTTIAEQLGHLKYSSFIRDCFWDINKVLFPFRAQVYQYVGDEIVVTWPVSVGVKNHFCIRFYFACKQQFLSRAEHYKTTYGLLPEFKAGMHMGKVTAVEIGEIKKDIAYHGDTLNTAARIQGVCNDYKENIIVSDYVIERLGIDPRMKVKTLDKVLLRGKTEKIGIVSVDWIEAEEKVI; from the coding sequence ATGCCGAAGCGATTTGTTGAATACACTTCCGTGGCACAAGACTTTACTGCCAGATATCCGCTAGTGGCGTACGTAGGCACTCAGGTAAGTTATTGGACTATTGCAAACCTTCTCCTTGCTATAATTGTCAGTCTGCTGTCGCAAATAATTGCGTTACAGTTCAAGCTGCCTTTGTTCGTGAGTCCGGTTTCCCTGATTTTGGTAGCTATGGCTTTGGGCATGCTCTATGGAATTAGCTTAGGGGTATCGGATTATTTTCTTGACAGAAGTTTCTTTAGAAAGCTATCGCTGGGAAAAGTGATTCTTATTAAGGCATTCGGATCATTGGCACTTTTGATTCTTCTGTTGTTTTTGCTGCGTTTTGCGCTTTTTGACTTTCTGATTGTACCATCAGTCGGTAGCCCTTCTGCCCTATTGAATGAGGAATCATGGAGACTTTCATTCTATTTGCTGCTGATCTATTATTTATTTACGACCTTGATTATCAATTTTGTCAACCAGGTCAACAAGAAGTATGGACCGGGTGTATTGGCACCGTTGCTTTTGGGCAGGTACCGCAATCCTAAAGAGGAAAATAGGATTTTTATGTTTATGGATTTGAAATCATCCACCACCATCGCCGAACAGTTGGGGCATTTGAAATATAGTTCCTTTATAAGGGACTGTTTTTGGGATATCAACAAAGTGCTATTTCCCTTCAGAGCACAGGTTTATCAGTATGTGGGAGACGAAATCGTTGTTACATGGCCTGTTTCCGTAGGGGTAAAGAACCACTTCTGCATCCGTTTTTATTTTGCCTGTAAACAACAGTTTCTGAGCCGGGCAGAGCATTACAAAACAACCTACGGTTTACTTCCAGAGTTCAAGGCCGGTATGCATATGGGTAAGGTAACTGCTGTGGAGATAGGAGAAATAAAGAAAGATATTGCATATCACGGTGACACGCTAAATACAGCTGCCCGAATACAAGGTGTGTGTAATGATTACAAAGAAAACATTATAGTTTCTGACTATGTGATAGAGAGACTTGGGATAGATCCACGCATGAAAGTCAAAACACTCGACAAGGTCCTATTGAGAGGAAAAACAGAAAAAATAGGGATTGTGAGTGTGGATTGGATTGAAGCGGAAGAAAAAGTCATCTAA
- a CDS encoding GNAT family N-acetyltransferase yields MIITGEREIRLVTWNEAHFHQLYPLANNPKIAMNLKDSYPQPYTIHDARYWIEHNQKFNPPQNFAVEFEGRLAGSIGSERGKDELRTNMELGFWIGEPFWGKGIATEAVKLYTKYIFEKFDIERIFAQVYDFNGQSMNVLEKAGYFPEAILKKAFVKNTTVGDIFQYVNIRGEQ; encoded by the coding sequence ATGATTATTACCGGAGAAAGAGAAATAAGACTAGTGACCTGGAATGAGGCTCATTTTCATCAACTCTATCCCTTGGCCAATAATCCGAAGATTGCAATGAATCTAAAGGACAGCTATCCTCAGCCTTACACAATCCATGATGCACGCTATTGGATAGAGCATAATCAGAAGTTCAACCCTCCACAGAATTTTGCTGTGGAATTTGAGGGAAGATTGGCAGGGTCTATAGGTTCTGAGCGGGGGAAAGATGAACTCCGCACCAACATGGAGTTGGGCTTTTGGATAGGTGAGCCCTTTTGGGGCAAGGGAATTGCGACTGAAGCTGTGAAATTGTACACCAAGTATATTTTCGAGAAATTCGACATCGAGCGCATTTTTGCCCAAGTCTATGATTTCAACGGACAATCCATGAATGTCTTGGAAAAAGCAGGTTATTTCCCAGAGGCTATTTTGAAAAAGGCTTTTGTGAAAAACACCACCGTGGGAGACATCTTCCAATATGTAAATATCCGGGGAGAACAATAA
- a CDS encoding helix-turn-helix domain-containing protein — protein MEFKAKYITDDIKLSSYEDKFFKSDIMFDHHMLVWFISGETKIVQADATYIFKKGDIFLIPRNQLATIINYPKDGRPHKSVVMHLSTGRLREFYGKLNVKVKATEQRILHYRDHPLLESCLSSLIPYFDMKELPEEIASLKIVEAISILRSIDKGIDHILANFEEPGKIDLITYMEKNFMFNLPLEKFGYLTGRSLTTFKRDFGKAFNTTPQRWLTQKRLELAHYHFVEKKKRPIEVCYEVGFENLSHFSYAFKKHFGYAPSSLIQ, from the coding sequence ATGGAATTTAAAGCAAAATATATAACAGATGACATTAAGCTCTCCTCCTATGAGGACAAGTTTTTTAAATCGGACATCATGTTCGATCATCACATGCTGGTGTGGTTCATTTCGGGAGAAACCAAGATTGTGCAGGCCGATGCCACGTATATATTTAAGAAAGGAGATATTTTCCTTATCCCTAGAAATCAACTTGCTACCATTATCAATTATCCGAAAGATGGCAGGCCACACAAAAGTGTGGTCATGCATCTTTCTACAGGCAGACTACGCGAATTTTATGGTAAACTTAACGTTAAAGTCAAAGCAACAGAGCAGCGAATCCTTCATTATCGCGACCATCCCTTATTGGAAAGCTGCCTCTCTTCTTTGATTCCGTACTTCGATATGAAAGAACTTCCCGAGGAGATTGCTTCTTTGAAGATTGTTGAAGCGATCAGTATTTTAAGAAGCATTGATAAAGGAATTGACCATATATTAGCAAATTTCGAAGAACCGGGAAAAATCGATCTGATCACCTATATGGAGAAGAACTTCATGTTCAATTTGCCTTTGGAGAAGTTCGGCTACCTTACAGGGCGAAGTCTCACTACATTTAAACGTGATTTTGGAAAAGCATTCAATACCACTCCCCAACGATGGCTCACCCAAAAGCGTCTGGAGCTGGCACACTACCATTTTGTGGAAAAGAAAAAGAGACCCATCGAGGTTTGTTATGAAGTGGGCTTTGAAAACCTGTCGCATTTTTCATATGCTTTCAAAAAACATTTCGGGTATGCGCCTTCTTCGTTGATTCAATGA